In the genome of Oscillatoria sp. FACHB-1406, one region contains:
- a CDS encoding glycogen/starch/alpha-glucan phosphorylase has protein sequence MQTNIRATETVKIKVEDDRTGMSFETLVRAFADNLFYTQGKDVSSATDRDYYMALAYTVRDRLLHRFFQTRNRYSQKDVKVVCYLSAEFLMGRHLANNIVNLGMDETIREVLQEAGLDFDHLLEQEHDPGLGNGGLGRLAACFLDSLATLEIPAVGYGIRYEFGIFHQTIADGWQVEIPDKWLRLGNPWEIQRQEDSVKIKFGGHTEIYHDQKGNSRSIWIPERTVTALPYDTPVPGYNTNTVNTLRLWEAVAGEDFDFQAFNAGDYDGAVATKMSSETISKVLYPNDNTPQGRQLRLEQQFFFASASLQDIIRRHLSFYPNLDNLYDDIAIQLNDTHPTVAIAELMRLLLDEHHYSWDKAWYITQKTFAYTNHTLMPEALERWPVSLFESLLPRHIEIIYEINHRFLEDLRTWFPNDAERLARMSIIEETPVKSIRMANLACVGSHAINGVAELHTELLKSDTLKDFAELWPERFYNKTNGVTPRRWILLCNPKLAALYTEKLGDNHWSSHLDRLRTLEKWVDDAEFCQRWQQIKLDNKRKLANYIWKHNDLEIDPHSMFDVQVKRLHEYKRQLLAVLHIITLYNRIKQKPNIEVVPRTFIFGGKAAPGYYMAKLIIKLVNSVAEVVNRDPDVRGRLKVVFLANFNVSLGEKIYPAADLSEQISTAGKEASGTGNMKFAMNGALTIGTLDGANIEIREEVGAENFFLFGLTAQQVEDLKVRGYNPMDYYKNNAELRGVLDRIAAGDFSHGDRELFKPIVDSLLYNDQYMLLADYQAYVDCQQRVSEAYKDKEGWTRMSILNALRMDKFSSDRTIREYAKEIWKAKSVSVELQEYDPNNAGLKVK, from the coding sequence GTGCAAACCAATATCCGCGCTACAGAAACCGTCAAGATTAAAGTTGAGGACGATCGCACCGGGATGAGCTTTGAGACGCTCGTGCGCGCCTTCGCCGATAATCTTTTCTATACCCAAGGAAAAGATGTTTCTTCGGCGACCGATCGCGACTACTATATGGCTCTAGCTTATACCGTCCGCGATCGACTCCTTCACCGCTTTTTCCAGACGCGCAATCGCTACTCGCAAAAAGACGTAAAAGTTGTTTGCTATCTCTCTGCCGAATTTTTGATGGGCCGCCACTTGGCCAATAATATCGTCAACCTTGGAATGGACGAAACCATTCGCGAAGTCCTCCAGGAAGCCGGTTTAGATTTCGACCACCTCCTCGAACAAGAACACGATCCCGGCCTCGGAAACGGCGGTTTGGGACGACTTGCCGCTTGTTTCCTCGACTCTCTAGCCACCCTAGAAATTCCGGCTGTCGGTTACGGCATTCGGTACGAATTCGGCATCTTTCACCAAACCATCGCCGACGGTTGGCAAGTAGAAATCCCCGATAAATGGTTGCGCTTGGGCAACCCTTGGGAAATTCAGCGCCAAGAAGACAGCGTAAAGATTAAATTCGGCGGTCATACCGAAATTTATCACGACCAAAAAGGCAATAGTCGCTCGATTTGGATACCCGAACGCACAGTCACTGCCCTTCCTTACGATACGCCCGTTCCTGGCTATAACACCAACACCGTCAATACCCTGCGGTTATGGGAAGCCGTTGCTGGCGAAGATTTCGACTTCCAAGCCTTCAATGCTGGCGATTACGACGGTGCTGTCGCTACCAAGATGAGTTCCGAAACGATCTCGAAAGTCCTCTATCCCAACGATAATACCCCCCAAGGACGACAACTGCGCCTCGAGCAACAATTCTTCTTTGCTTCGGCTTCCTTGCAGGATATCATTCGCAGACATCTGAGTTTTTACCCCAACTTAGATAACCTCTACGACGACATTGCCATCCAACTCAACGATACGCACCCAACCGTTGCGATCGCCGAGTTAATGCGTCTCCTACTCGACGAGCATCATTATTCGTGGGATAAAGCGTGGTACATTACCCAAAAAACCTTTGCCTACACCAACCATACCTTGATGCCGGAAGCGCTGGAACGTTGGCCGGTCAGCTTGTTTGAAAGTTTGCTGCCGCGACATATCGAAATCATCTACGAAATCAATCATCGCTTTCTCGAAGACTTGAGAACTTGGTTTCCCAACGATGCAGAACGCTTGGCGCGAATGTCCATCATTGAAGAAACGCCGGTTAAATCGATCCGCATGGCGAACTTAGCTTGCGTCGGCAGTCATGCGATTAACGGGGTTGCCGAACTGCACACGGAACTGCTTAAGAGTGACACCCTCAAAGACTTTGCCGAACTTTGGCCGGAACGTTTTTACAATAAAACCAATGGCGTAACCCCGCGTCGTTGGATTTTATTGTGCAACCCCAAACTCGCCGCCCTGTATACCGAGAAATTGGGCGATAATCATTGGTCGAGTCATCTCGATCGCTTGAGAACGCTAGAGAAATGGGTTGACGATGCTGAATTTTGCCAGCGTTGGCAACAGATTAAGCTCGATAACAAGCGCAAACTGGCGAACTATATCTGGAAGCATAACGATCTCGAGATCGATCCCCATTCAATGTTCGACGTGCAAGTGAAGCGATTGCACGAATATAAGCGTCAGTTGTTGGCGGTACTGCATATTATTACCCTCTACAACCGCATTAAACAGAAGCCGAATATCGAAGTTGTCCCTCGGACGTTCATTTTTGGTGGCAAAGCGGCTCCGGGATATTATATGGCGAAGCTGATTATTAAGCTGGTCAATTCCGTCGCTGAAGTCGTCAACCGCGATCCCGACGTTCGCGGACGCTTGAAAGTCGTTTTCTTAGCTAACTTTAACGTTTCCTTGGGCGAGAAAATTTATCCCGCTGCCGATTTATCCGAGCAAATTTCCACCGCAGGGAAGGAAGCTTCGGGAACGGGAAATATGAAGTTTGCGATGAATGGGGCGCTGACGATTGGGACGTTAGACGGTGCAAACATCGAGATCCGCGAGGAAGTCGGTGCGGAAAACTTCTTCTTGTTTGGTTTAACCGCCCAGCAAGTCGAAGATTTGAAAGTACGCGGCTACAATCCGATGGATTACTACAAGAATAATGCGGAGTTAAGGGGCGTTCTCGATCGCATTGCAGCGGGAGATTTCTCCCACGGCGATCGCGAATTGTTCAAGCCGATTGTCGATTCGCTGCTCTACAACGACCAATATATGCTACTGGCAGACTATCAAGCCTACGTCGATTGCCAGCAGCGCGTCAGCGAAGCTTACAAGGATAAAGAAGGTTGGACGCGGATGTCCATTCTCAATGCCTTGCGCATGGATAAATTTTCTAGCGATCGCACCATTCGCGAGTATGCTAAGGAAATTTGGAAGGCGAAATCGGTGAGTGTGGAACTGCAAGAGTACGACCCCAATAACGCCGGATTGAAGGTGAAGTAA
- a CDS encoding DUF2839 domain-containing protein, giving the protein MGEAKRRKEALGDRYGKEDKIAPWFPFTKTQSEQFVNLTTRLTWIGIGALVVIWITIRIIGPAFGWWQVN; this is encoded by the coding sequence ATGGGTGAGGCAAAACGACGCAAAGAAGCTCTCGGCGATCGCTACGGCAAAGAAGACAAAATTGCCCCTTGGTTTCCCTTCACCAAGACACAATCCGAGCAATTTGTCAATTTAACGACGCGCTTGACTTGGATCGGGATTGGCGCTCTAGTGGTCATTTGGATTACCATTCGCATCATCGGACCAGCGTTTGGGTGGTGGCAGGTTAATTAA
- a CDS encoding GDP-mannose 4,6-dehydratase, whose amino-acid sequence MKKALICGVSGQDGAYLAKLLLERGYSVWGTSRDSQMSSFANLGRLGLRDDIQLTSMAHNDFRSVLQVLIKAEPDEVYNLAGQSSVGLSFDQPVETLESIALGTLNLLEAIRFTGAPIRFYNAGSSECFGDIGDRAADEMTPFRPRSPYAVAKATAFWEVANYREAYGLFACSGILFNHESPLRPERFVTQKIVAGACRIAQGSREKLYLGNLDIQRDWGWAPEYVEAMYLMLQHPEPDDYAIATGESRKLEDFVAEAFAAVDLNWKDWVVTDPNLLRPTDLAISRGSPHKAAEQLGWQARSKMSDVVRMMVAARM is encoded by the coding sequence ATGAAAAAAGCATTAATTTGTGGCGTATCGGGACAAGATGGAGCGTATTTAGCCAAATTACTGTTAGAGCGCGGCTATAGCGTTTGGGGAACGTCGCGCGACTCGCAAATGTCATCCTTTGCCAATTTAGGGCGTTTGGGGCTTCGCGACGACATTCAGTTAACCTCGATGGCTCACAACGATTTTCGCAGCGTTTTGCAAGTGTTGATTAAAGCAGAACCGGACGAAGTGTACAACTTAGCCGGACAAAGTTCGGTGGGACTTTCTTTCGATCAGCCGGTAGAAACGTTGGAGAGTATCGCGCTCGGAACGTTAAATTTATTGGAGGCAATTCGTTTTACTGGCGCTCCGATTCGATTTTATAACGCCGGGTCGAGCGAATGTTTTGGGGATATCGGCGATCGCGCCGCTGACGAAATGACTCCTTTTCGCCCTCGCAGTCCTTACGCTGTCGCCAAAGCGACTGCTTTTTGGGAAGTCGCCAACTATCGGGAAGCCTACGGATTATTTGCCTGTTCGGGTATTTTATTTAACCACGAATCGCCCTTGCGCCCGGAGCGCTTCGTGACTCAAAAGATCGTTGCGGGTGCTTGTCGGATCGCGCAAGGTAGCCGCGAAAAGCTGTATCTGGGCAACCTCGATATTCAACGCGATTGGGGCTGGGCCCCGGAATACGTGGAGGCGATGTACTTAATGCTACAGCACCCCGAACCGGACGACTACGCGATCGCGACCGGAGAAAGCCGCAAACTCGAAGATTTCGTCGCTGAAGCCTTTGCCGCTGTCGATTTGAACTGGAAAGATTGGGTTGTTACCGATCCGAACTTATTGCGCCCCACGGATCTCGCGATCAGTCGGGGGAGTCCCCACAAAGCCGCCGAACAATTAGGCTGGCAAGCGCGATCGAAAATGTCCGATGTCGTGCGTATGATGGTCGCCGCGCGGATGTGA
- the menD gene encoding 2-succinyl-5-enolpyruvyl-6-hydroxy-3-cyclohexene-1-carboxylic-acid synthase, which yields MPLDFRNLNTLWASIFVETLHRLGLTTAILCPGSRSTPLTVAFARHPNIDAIALLDERSAAFFALGVAKQSRRPVALVCTSGTAAANFFPAIIEARYSRIPLLVFTADRPPELRDCHAGQTIDQTKLYGHYPNWQGELAAPELDLGRLRYLRQTLVQAWARSQFPLPGVVHLNVPLRDPLAPTPQPETQAFESQVQEEVFFAGIEAIDFVPSASSIPQELLRQWQRCDRGIIIAGLAQPPEPQDYCDAIAALSQLTGFPVLAEALSPLRHYAHLNPHLITTYDPLLRNPQLSAELAPELVLQIGELPTSKTLRAWLETTQPHRYILDSDPDNFDPLHGNAVHLHAALPDLVPKSADVALKKGSIYLKQWLYYNTKVDENIINCFKNIDWNFEGKAAYLLAELLPEKIAVFVANSMPTRDVEFFWQQSDRQFQIFFNRGANGIDGTLSTAMGIAHSGGRAVLLTGDLALLHDTNGLLARNKMRGHLTVILINNEGGGIFENLAIANFDPPFEEYFATPQNIDFSQLCKTYGVEYHRVGDWLQLQEFLKSGYERGIRILELRCDRKRDARQRQEILESLAANLKGETEPA from the coding sequence ATGCCTCTCGATTTTCGCAATCTCAATACGCTTTGGGCCTCTATCTTCGTAGAAACGCTGCACCGTCTCGGATTGACGACAGCAATTCTTTGTCCGGGTTCGCGTTCTACGCCTTTAACGGTAGCCTTTGCCCGACATCCTAACATCGATGCGATCGCGCTGTTGGACGAGCGATCGGCGGCGTTCTTCGCCCTCGGAGTCGCCAAGCAATCCCGCCGCCCGGTTGCACTGGTTTGCACTTCTGGAACGGCGGCGGCGAACTTTTTCCCCGCTATTATTGAAGCGCGCTACAGTCGCATTCCCCTCCTCGTTTTTACGGCCGATCGCCCGCCAGAGTTGCGCGACTGCCACGCCGGACAAACCATCGACCAGACTAAGTTATACGGCCACTACCCCAATTGGCAAGGGGAGTTAGCCGCGCCGGAATTGGATTTAGGACGGCTGCGATATCTGCGGCAAACGCTCGTCCAGGCTTGGGCGCGATCGCAATTTCCCCTTCCCGGTGTCGTTCACCTCAACGTTCCTTTACGCGATCCCCTCGCCCCCACGCCCCAACCGGAAACTCAAGCGTTTGAATCCCAGGTGCAAGAAGAAGTTTTTTTTGCTGGGATTGAAGCGATCGATTTTGTGCCTTCTGCAAGCAGCATTCCCCAGGAATTATTACGGCAATGGCAACGCTGCGATCGCGGGATTATTATCGCCGGTTTAGCCCAACCGCCCGAACCCCAGGACTATTGCGACGCGATCGCGGCGCTTTCCCAACTCACCGGCTTTCCCGTCCTCGCCGAAGCCCTCTCCCCCCTGCGTCACTACGCCCACCTCAACCCCCATCTCATTACCACCTACGATCCCCTACTTCGCAATCCCCAACTTTCAGCAGAACTCGCGCCCGAACTCGTCCTACAAATCGGCGAACTCCCCACCAGCAAAACCTTGCGCGCTTGGCTCGAAACCACCCAACCCCACCGTTACATCCTCGATTCCGATCCCGATAACTTCGATCCTCTCCACGGTAACGCCGTTCATTTGCACGCCGCGCTCCCCGACCTCGTGCCGAAAAGCGCGGACGTTGCCTTGAAAAAGGGTTCTATTTATCTCAAACAGTGGCTTTATTATAACACAAAGGTAGACGAAAACATAATAAATTGTTTCAAAAATATAGATTGGAATTTTGAAGGTAAAGCGGCTTACCTTTTAGCAGAATTGCTACCCGAAAAGATCGCTGTTTTTGTGGCAAATAGTATGCCGACGCGGGATGTAGAATTTTTCTGGCAGCAGAGCGATCGGCAATTTCAAATCTTTTTTAATCGCGGAGCAAACGGAATCGACGGAACCCTATCAACAGCGATGGGTATTGCTCATTCTGGGGGGAGAGCGGTGTTGCTAACCGGAGATTTAGCCCTTTTGCACGATACCAATGGTTTGCTCGCCCGTAATAAAATGCGGGGACATTTAACCGTTATTTTGATTAATAACGAAGGGGGAGGGATATTCGAGAATTTAGCGATCGCGAATTTCGATCCGCCCTTTGAGGAATACTTCGCTACGCCGCAGAATATCGATTTCTCGCAACTGTGCAAAACTTATGGCGTTGAATATCACCGCGTTGGGGATTGGTTGCAATTGCAGGAATTTTTGAAGAGCGGGTACGAACGCGGAATTCGCATCTTAGAATTGAGGTGCGATCGCAAACGAGATGCTCGCCAGCGCCAAGAAATTTTAGAAAGCCTTGCTGCGAACTTGAAGGGAGAGACGGAACCAGCTTAG
- a CDS encoding HAD-IC family P-type ATPase: MHVKIENDPTLGLQGLSGAEASQRQAAGQGNNVELSTSRSYKQIFSENLFTFINGVFFAISVVMVLLGRWGDAFLVAVVIFGGVVVNIYQEIWAKQQLDRIALLHRPRATVLREGTLQNLDPQEIVLGDTILVQPGDRIVVDGKISGKGKIEVDEALLTGESDLIPKAAGDEVFSGSFCVSGTACYEATKVGTETFAYRLTAGAREYRRILTPLQQEINLVIRIFVLIACFLWILVGISFLSQDRSLADLVQKAAVVAGLVPAGLLLAITLAYGLGAVRMVGQDVLIQQANAVESLSNVEVLCLDKTGTLTTNEIALQEVYPLGLTEAELRSRLGDFAANTRAGNKTNEAIAALCPGNARSLAAEIPFNSTRKWSALTFSDDPAPGTYVLGAPEMLAPAIELEAETRAYLDRCTNQGLRVLLFAWSAEQPPSPELPTTLEPLGVVCLSDRLRPEAALTLEGFAKAGIQVKIISGDNPQTVAAIAQQVGLGQDLKVISGTELTALEPRQWTPIARNHQIFGRISPEQKAQLVKAMRASGQYVAMVGDGVNDVLSLKQANLAIAMESGSKAARGVADIVLLKDSFAALPHTFLEGQRIRNGIQDVMKLFMVRTFCITLLIFATAIVTDSFPLQNKQSAIVALIGVGFPTMCIPIWAKPGLVPRRSLMRSMVHFVVPATMTITLVALLVYLLYLVVAVLDLPPGEELARVNYAVPRSALVSILVMCELLLIPFLKPPTRAWVGGEPLSGDVRYTWVMLLLLGLYILILVVPPFRRFFELYPLEPEHHLFIGLVAIEWCFILRFAWRTRFLDRFLGVDLS, from the coding sequence ATGCACGTCAAGATAGAGAACGATCCGACGTTGGGTTTGCAGGGTTTAAGTGGGGCAGAAGCATCGCAGCGACAAGCGGCGGGGCAAGGCAATAATGTCGAGCTATCAACCAGCCGTTCTTACAAGCAAATTTTCTCAGAAAACCTCTTCACCTTTATTAATGGCGTTTTTTTCGCGATTAGCGTGGTGATGGTCTTGCTCGGACGCTGGGGCGATGCTTTTCTCGTAGCGGTTGTCATTTTTGGCGGTGTTGTCGTGAATATTTACCAAGAAATTTGGGCAAAACAGCAGTTAGATCGCATCGCCCTGCTACATCGCCCGCGAGCGACGGTTTTGCGGGAGGGAACGCTGCAAAACCTCGATCCGCAAGAGATTGTTCTGGGTGATACTATCCTAGTTCAACCGGGCGATCGCATCGTCGTGGATGGCAAAATTTCTGGTAAGGGCAAAATCGAAGTGGATGAGGCGCTGTTGACGGGAGAATCCGATTTAATCCCGAAGGCGGCGGGAGATGAGGTTTTTTCGGGCAGCTTTTGCGTTAGCGGTACGGCGTGTTACGAGGCGACGAAGGTAGGGACAGAAACATTTGCTTATCGCCTCACTGCTGGCGCGCGAGAGTATCGGCGCATCTTAACGCCCTTGCAGCAGGAAATTAACCTCGTGATCCGCATTTTTGTGTTAATTGCCTGTTTCTTGTGGATTTTGGTGGGAATTAGTTTCCTGAGTCAGGATCGATCGCTGGCGGATTTGGTGCAAAAAGCGGCGGTGGTAGCGGGGTTAGTCCCGGCGGGGTTGCTGCTGGCGATTACGCTGGCTTACGGATTGGGGGCGGTGCGGATGGTGGGACAGGACGTACTGATTCAACAAGCCAATGCGGTGGAGTCGTTGAGTAATGTAGAAGTATTGTGTTTGGATAAAACCGGAACGCTAACCACGAACGAGATTGCGTTGCAGGAAGTCTATCCGTTGGGGTTGACCGAAGCGGAGTTGCGATCGCGCCTGGGGGACTTCGCCGCAAATACGCGCGCCGGTAACAAAACCAATGAAGCGATCGCCGCCCTTTGTCCCGGTAACGCCCGCTCGCTGGCCGCAGAAATTCCCTTTAATTCTACCCGCAAATGGAGCGCCCTAACTTTTAGCGACGATCCCGCACCCGGAACCTATGTCCTCGGCGCGCCGGAAATGCTCGCGCCCGCGATCGAATTAGAAGCAGAAACCCGCGCTTACCTCGATCGCTGCACCAATCAGGGATTGCGCGTGCTATTGTTTGCTTGGAGTGCCGAGCAACCGCCCTCCCCCGAACTCCCAACTACGCTAGAACCGCTCGGAGTTGTCTGTTTGAGCGATCGCCTGCGCCCGGAAGCCGCCCTTACCCTCGAAGGCTTTGCTAAAGCGGGAATTCAGGTGAAAATCATCTCTGGGGACAACCCGCAAACCGTCGCCGCGATCGCGCAACAAGTTGGATTAGGGCAGGATTTAAAAGTTATCTCCGGAACGGAACTCACTGCCCTCGAGCCGAGACAGTGGACTCCCATCGCGCGCAACCATCAAATTTTTGGGCGCATCTCTCCCGAACAAAAAGCGCAACTGGTGAAAGCAATGCGCGCGTCGGGACAGTATGTGGCGATGGTGGGGGATGGGGTGAACGACGTACTCTCCCTCAAACAAGCCAATCTCGCGATCGCGATGGAAAGCGGTAGCAAAGCAGCGCGCGGTGTTGCCGATATCGTCCTGCTTAAAGACTCTTTTGCCGCCTTACCCCATACCTTCCTCGAAGGACAGCGCATTCGCAACGGTATTCAGGATGTCATGAAACTATTTATGGTTCGCACCTTCTGCATTACGCTGCTGATTTTTGCAACTGCCATTGTCACCGATAGTTTTCCGTTGCAAAACAAACAAAGCGCGATCGTCGCCTTAATCGGCGTAGGGTTTCCGACGATGTGCATTCCCATTTGGGCAAAACCGGGGCTAGTCCCGCGCCGCAGTTTGATGCGATCGATGGTTCACTTTGTCGTCCCCGCCACGATGACGATTACCCTCGTCGCCCTCCTCGTCTATCTGCTTTATCTCGTCGTCGCCGTCCTCGACTTACCCCCCGGCGAAGAACTCGCGCGCGTCAATTATGCCGTTCCTCGCAGCGCCTTAGTCAGCATTTTAGTGATGTGCGAACTCCTGTTGATTCCCTTCCTGAAACCGCCGACGCGCGCTTGGGTGGGCGGCGAACCCCTCAGCGGCGACGTGCGCTATACCTGGGTAATGCTCTTGCTTTTGGGCTTATATATCCTTATTCTCGTCGTTCCACCTTTCCGTCGCTTTTTTGAGTTATATCCTTTGGAACCGGAGCATCATTTATTTATTGGTTTAGTCGCGATCGAATGGTGTTTTATTTTGCGGTTTGCTTGGCGAACTCGCTTTTTAGATCGCTTTTTAGGCGTGGATTTATCTTAA
- a CDS encoding glutamate-cysteine ligase family protein has product MFSFGIEHEVAFLNARGQFADFTCTQFQEFDRIIEQLPTYTEDYPQLRVGDAGIKKKRWYIEGIERFSEAGKMVACVPKGIEIRTTIHSTIEGAIAELEESFARLREVALQHGFTPVLISFNPNYTSYEPQPPFNRYEQARRESSPEKRTESIPMLTYGPDLNLSIAGMPKEGAIDIARKLTYYSPYIVPFSFSSPFYDGQLWEGLSARTYLRTGARPAAMVFLEFPEDLISSDPSLTKIARLPAEVGRIEFKAFDSCDDFQLYAALLTLLKGIALDRSLPGRATTPDRELHQISALQGFADAKIFDTATQVLQAAEQALEGDSQLLQPLHALLERRETPAHRLLRAFEQFGSVEQTLKHTYR; this is encoded by the coding sequence ATGTTTTCCTTTGGAATCGAACACGAAGTAGCGTTCCTTAACGCTCGGGGGCAATTTGCAGATTTTACCTGCACTCAATTTCAAGAGTTCGATCGCATCATCGAACAACTCCCGACCTATACCGAGGACTACCCACAACTGCGGGTTGGCGATGCGGGGATCAAGAAAAAACGATGGTATATCGAGGGAATAGAGCGCTTTTCCGAAGCGGGAAAAATGGTCGCCTGCGTCCCGAAAGGGATCGAGATTCGCACAACCATTCATTCCACGATAGAAGGAGCGATCGCGGAACTCGAAGAAAGTTTTGCTCGACTGCGCGAAGTAGCGCTCCAGCACGGTTTTACCCCCGTTCTCATTAGTTTTAACCCTAATTACACGAGCTACGAACCGCAACCGCCCTTCAATCGCTACGAACAAGCTAGAAGAGAAAGCTCGCCGGAAAAACGAACCGAGTCAATCCCCATGCTTACTTACGGGCCGGATCTCAACCTTTCCATTGCCGGGATGCCGAAAGAGGGCGCGATCGATATCGCGCGCAAACTTACTTACTACAGTCCTTATATTGTCCCGTTTAGCTTCAGTTCGCCCTTTTACGACGGGCAGTTGTGGGAAGGACTGTCTGCGCGCACCTATTTGCGAACGGGCGCAAGACCAGCGGCGATGGTTTTTTTGGAATTTCCAGAAGATTTAATCAGTAGTGACCCTTCTTTAACCAAAATCGCGCGCCTTCCGGCAGAAGTGGGCAGAATTGAGTTTAAAGCATTCGATAGCTGCGACGATTTCCAACTTTATGCCGCCCTCCTCACGCTCTTAAAAGGAATTGCCCTCGATCGCAGCCTTCCCGGACGAGCGACAACCCCCGATCGCGAATTGCACCAAATCTCCGCCCTGCAAGGCTTTGCAGATGCAAAAATTTTCGACACGGCAACGCAAGTCTTGCAAGCCGCAGAACAGGCATTAGAGGGAGATTCCCAACTGTTGCAGCCCTTGCACGCCCTCCTCGAACGGCGAGAAACCCCCGCCCATAGACTCTTGCGCGCTTTCGAGCAATTTGGCAGCGTAGAACAAACGCTCAAACACACTTATCGGTAA
- a CDS encoding 16S rRNA (uracil(1498)-N(3))-methyltransferase, protein MQRVAIAPQQRQEDAIFLTPEQQHYLYRVLRLAAGDRFLAMDGCGKTWIAQLEDTTAKIIDRLEVKTELPVAVTLGIALPKGNAFDDLVRCCTELGAAAIVPLLSDRVLLNPSPQKLERWRRIIREAGEQSERQILPTLSAPVRFNPDWLQSCAPVAGRYLCVARGEFPHLLTCLQSSLRLGEVEEIAIATGPEGGWTVAEVESAIAAGFQPVSLGKRILRAATAPIVALSILAAAIE, encoded by the coding sequence ATGCAACGAGTTGCGATCGCGCCCCAACAGCGACAAGAGGACGCGATTTTCCTCACCCCCGAACAACAGCACTATTTATACCGCGTCTTGCGCTTAGCGGCGGGCGATCGCTTCCTAGCAATGGATGGATGCGGGAAAACTTGGATTGCTCAGTTAGAAGATACTACTGCGAAGATTATCGATCGGCTCGAGGTTAAAACCGAACTGCCCGTCGCCGTAACGCTGGGGATTGCGCTTCCTAAAGGCAATGCGTTTGACGATCTCGTTCGCTGCTGCACCGAACTGGGCGCTGCTGCGATCGTACCGCTGCTAAGCGATCGCGTCCTCCTCAATCCCAGTCCCCAAAAACTGGAACGCTGGCGGCGTATTATCCGGGAAGCGGGCGAACAGTCCGAACGTCAAATTTTACCGACGTTAAGCGCGCCGGTTCGCTTCAACCCCGATTGGTTGCAGTCTTGCGCCCCTGTCGCTGGGCGCTATCTCTGCGTTGCCCGGGGCGAATTTCCGCATTTGTTAACTTGTCTGCAAAGCTCGCTAAGATTGGGAGAGGTGGAGGAGATCGCGATCGCAACTGGCCCGGAAGGCGGTTGGACGGTAGCGGAAGTGGAAAGCGCGATCGCGGCTGGATTTCAACCCGTTTCCCTCGGCAAGCGCATTCTCCGCGCTGCAACTGCCCCGATTGTTGCCCTCTCTATTCTTGCCGCCGCGATTGAATAG
- a CDS encoding tetratricopeptide repeat protein, protein MLDEIAQALQLGDYKTAIRLLKPLIKTDPNHPRVQFYAAQIYEAQDKLDTARGLYRKLLATTTNIKLISQVRQGLQRIETIETERRAQAISDAKAAVGGTEPGVLILEPIASELKKEAAQKFAKIVQLDPYIARLQLPSRGWRLYRTGALGELHYLALELNKAQIPCFSESLPALEKLEVLEVHHFISASSEIVARCQNQAGHLGTISFQASEIKQCVEGRLPLFESVVTVDAKHQLQRKTQTQDYVHFCDLHLLERNCVLRMCDRNYQFQQGIVSIPASERDRYGTVSNSWQHLMQFIREKLPHATTYSDFTPFAETALGFRETLNRISSCINLKRRKETPWDGAFQLYSTLAFLRAKKERGVIPIKN, encoded by the coding sequence ATGCTCGACGAAATTGCCCAAGCCCTTCAACTCGGAGACTATAAAACTGCCATTCGACTGCTCAAACCTTTAATCAAAACCGATCCAAACCATCCGAGGGTACAGTTTTACGCCGCACAAATTTACGAAGCCCAAGACAAACTCGACACCGCTCGAGGACTTTATCGCAAGTTGCTCGCCACAACCACTAATATCAAACTAATTTCCCAAGTTCGCCAAGGCTTACAACGGATTGAAACGATAGAAACCGAACGTCGCGCGCAAGCTATTTCTGATGCGAAAGCAGCGGTAGGAGGAACGGAACCGGGCGTATTAATTTTAGAGCCGATCGCCTCAGAACTCAAAAAAGAAGCCGCCCAAAAATTTGCGAAAATCGTTCAACTCGATCCTTATATCGCGCGCTTGCAATTGCCGAGTCGCGGTTGGCGTTTATATCGAACTGGCGCGCTTGGCGAACTGCACTATCTCGCGTTGGAGTTAAATAAGGCTCAAATTCCTTGCTTTAGCGAGTCGTTACCCGCTTTAGAAAAATTGGAAGTTTTAGAAGTTCATCATTTTATCTCTGCAAGCTCAGAAATTGTCGCGCGCTGCCAAAATCAAGCCGGACATCTTGGAACGATTTCCTTTCAAGCTTCAGAAATTAAACAGTGCGTTGAAGGGCGTTTACCTCTGTTTGAATCCGTGGTTACGGTGGATGCAAAACATCAACTCCAGCGCAAAACCCAAACTCAAGATTACGTTCATTTCTGCGATTTGCACTTATTGGAGCGAAACTGCGTGCTGAGAATGTGCGATCGCAACTACCAATTCCAGCAAGGGATTGTTTCGATTCCTGCTTCAGAACGCGATCGCTACGGAACGGTAAGTAATAGTTGGCAGCACCTCATGCAGTTTATCCGAGAGAAACTACCCCACGCAACCACTTACTCTGACTTTACACCCTTCGCCGAAACAGCCCTCGGTTTTCGGGAAACGCTCAATCGTATTTCTTCTTGTATTAACCTCAAGCGACGCAAAGAAACTCCCTGGGATGGAGCTTTTCAGCTTTATAGTACCCTAGCCTTTTTGCGAGCTAAAAAGGAACGGGGCGTTATACCAATTAAAAATTAA